Proteins found in one Cryptococcus neoformans var. grubii H99 chromosome 14, complete sequence genomic segment:
- a CDS encoding U3 small nucleolar RNA-associated protein 20 — protein MEEPPQKRFKYTSYTDQIKNITLDTGNKRGLAWETEQYNEDTEQTNTPLTAQLDRLSLLDLTIPYQDLQRALLPLTNTLPITLYNLPEIQKIFHEFYAKLNDGQDHIHSGLDSALYLHQTLYETCLSEALAYVPETAKDLLRVGALRALDPKLVERTYSTLSLVLRTMAFSLLKPNEANRSTLKETWITINPYLSPKGNKRYVRRCVADAWVGVIRKARSDGLARLMDLLMEDNVEGMEAVWAHSLKGSSGQLHSRALAIYTILFDNLVKNPTPQQVTTLGHVSTALVHHASASVVQPVIEVVISKLETDTITLPSSTAVLNILSTFLFTRKGKRFPEATLKPLMQKLLSLVPKLASDATANEDMDKGEAEIKEQWRKTLVICIVGSLQAGQLAQWLSPGVTLIDSLWQKLNDRECFSFVNALIALKWTGIEQFILSHVAKASLPSLNSDPLSTLILLNNLAASGYLSGGLSNVQGGRWRQALISALVGLLKSLTKSNLDLNERRITGQVLKLLPALPSDADKFAPQVVKIVELALDRLDSKGLEAIKTEWEEGGAWNDTHLVGYLLRTADQLIASPKTDVSKDAKDLLVDKGWLNKILEKWCWNREVMESAVPHVERWAANLGLPHDVILERFMPNLISSDSTLRLASLQILAAVAPGTALAPKSEENTTSLREIYNLCVQIEFSEMTLRNVRERTTNISRLTRSISALPVALPKLVLKGIVTYLVAQFKVNFRPVYPEAIAALSALTEKYKEEVWEIVWTELERTNNAKEAVTLDLDAKHPDWAEEQGSNEDRAEKDEEEAEFRCPNLEKSKAVFSRVWGKRSQEEKLDQQEIGIQVSRDKLDVLNYESQLLATLAAIPSVAEKHSRLIIPVVFSVARQGTSDQGDEVQSATHLSTKQLQARTANYLELLTKFVNPKAAFRSEELHNLYLDILFKGESRLQTLALKCLMTYKSPKLTPYEEPLENLLVDSKFRDELARLRLGVDSQDYALAARDSEATGKTRVVVIEPTHRDEALPVIIRLLYGVITSRRGRSSNSQGQGARKQAVLSALNGCSESELGVLVDLMLEPFGSTVEDVGKVPGRQQMGFLSLLTDVIRYLGPQLGSHWSRLVNTTISLVANAQERLTVSNIVTEDADEGEEGEGIEAEKGMAPLRNIRSIGLKRLVQFLRSPVTFDIKPYLPIIFKSIISPRLDKLEVENTQAPSGTLDLIATLAGEPDLAKQLTALDDRTLPKAFACMTAVKVKPAVVLRVFDILESLLPEDDDQEITKEVLLPHIRVLIDNIIGLVASIKSSQNDDITRRLLGILSRLSTIVEDGTQAQQLATLLAPMLRHKQTPEKAKTNILATLQRLYTISPDFADPSSKFFYQSYDLISSLFQTLFFSTSRRALVSTLETFIAVDKSLEKSIKLVADLNAYSTRRLEEPDFDRRLSAYEEINDAEIESLPSNIRAWLPILRTALFFLNEPEELSIRTNASAVLQKFVTLIGDSSEGPYVEALQTIILPGLKRALKSKQELVRNEALLAIAHGVKTCEGVPELTEMRPLLAHGDDEASFFTNIAHIQVHRRTRALRRLRDIVAEPITVIRESSLTSIFLPLLEHIIAGATDVTDHHLINEAIQTVGGLARELRWGKWYGLIGRYMKLGIGSGKTGQQKYYVRSVAAVIDGFHFELSEGMEVGKGDDERDEENGDEEEEDEEVEKKEVEGTSPEKITAILLNKLLPSLSRFVSGKDETDSAIRVPLALGIVKIAHALPRSSSGIEVLRVITNVAQILRSKDQDTRDITRETICKIAIYLGPEWLVRIIKELEIALPRGPQKHVLAVTTHTILVQATTQAADRFINLDDAVELAVQVTAEVIWGESGKDVATEGFKTKMREVRGATSRGFDTFQLLSQLVSPSKIGAVLSPLREVMHASQAVKPMQQVDEALRRISLGLNANSLLGPQELLSLCYSLISGNSSYLKAKRKAVRPTETPDAFKVVMKRDVKKEDDFYPANAHKFVMFGLDLFVTAFRRGKFDFDDVDILARLGPMVNAIGNTLYSPATNVLLLSLKATAAIARCPVPQVEPALHVFINNIFKVIKHAGGTAESEVAQTALKTLAVILRDCKSSEVSENQLRYLIEVINPDLEEPERQSSIFTILRSIITRKFVIPEIYDLMERVSSIMVTSQSTQVQELCRGSVMAFLLDYPQGKGRLKSQMTFFAQNLQYTYEAGRLSVMEVLFAVFEKFSEALIEEYAGMFFVALVVVRANDDSEKCRVAAGELLKLLWRRLDDAERAKMAEVVKSWVAKRNENETLAGAAMGVLGLLVETGENGLEEVTNVIEPVLSESAARLQEAEEEDEIVDLDYTLPHQTLSTTAKLVLATPSSSSALPWSDIVPHLLFPHDYVRYDTAKLLSNLFANGSEGSAVCEMLGDELCLDIARKGCLVLKGNRGDSGEWIIGSGKLADEIVKVLWNISKHWASSRVESAETGEEEVGDDHDVEEPSRNPLTWLMSRMSFLARHLIVNRPAPNSYQAQEPWSAPIMSILRFFAGITESLSRAQAVGFLLHILSPVYRILDEGGDLGQVEERQVDDLRALATQIRDFVQEKTGTTAFSRKWEKLRQVTQAKRLERREERVKLAVTNPEKYAERKGKKVERAKEGKKRKNIAFAEGRKTAGPKKRRQHM, from the exons ATGGAGGAACCCCCGCAGAAGAGGTTCAAGTACACCTCTTATACCGACCAGATAAAAAACATAACCTTAGACACAGGCAACAAACGGGGCCTCGCATGGGAGACAGAACAGTACAATGAAGACACCGAACAAACA AACACCCCTCTAACTGCTCAGCTCGATCGCCTATCGCTTCTCGACCTTACAATCCCTTACCAAGACCTGCAGCGAGCTCTACTTCCCCTCACCAACACTCTTCCCATCACTCTCTACAACTTGCCAGAGATCCAAAAGATATTCCATGAATTTTATGCCAAGCTCAATGATGGACAAGATCATATTCATTCGGGGCTTGATTCGGCTCTGTaccttcatcaaactctGTACGAGACTTGCTTGAGCGAAGCTCTTGCATATGTCCCTGAAACAGCCAAGGATCTTTTGCGGGTTGGCGCTTTGCGAGCTCTTGACCCGAAACTTGTTGAAAGAACGTACTCGACCTTATCGCTTGTTCTTCGAACCATGGCattttcccttctcaaaCCCAACGAAGCCAATCGGTCGACGCTCAAAGAAACGTGGATTACCATCAATCCCTACCTCAGCCCAAAAGGTAATAAACGTTATGTTCGCAGATGCGTGGCAGATGCATGGGTTGGAGTCATCCGAAAAGCCAGGTCGGATGGATTAGCTCGGTTGATGGATTTATTGATGGAAGATAATGTCGAGGGCATGGAAGCTGTTTGGGCTCATAGTCTAAAGGGCAGCTCAGGACAGCTTCATTCCAGAGCTCTGGCCATTTATACAATTTTGTTCGACAATCTGGTCAAGAACCCAACCCCTCAACAGGTTACGACCCTTGGCCATGTCAGTACGGCTCTCGTCCACCACGCTTCCGCTTCGGTTGTCCAACCAGTCATCGAAGTGGTCATCAGCAAACTGGAGACTGACACAATCACtctaccttcttcaacggCTGTTCTCAACATCCTCTCgaccttcctcttcactcgAAAAGGCAAGCGGTTCCCCGAAGCGACTCTGAAGCCTCTTATGCAGAAACTTCTTAGTCTTGTGCCCAAGTTGGCCAGTGACGCCACCGCGAATGAGGATATGGATAAGGGCGAGGCGGAAATCAAGGAACAGTGGAGAAAGACGCTTGTCATTTGCATCGTAGGGTCATTGCAGGCTGGTCAGCTTGCTCAATGGCTAAGCCCTGGAGTGACACTCATCGATAGTCTTTGGCAAAAGCTG AATGACAGGGAatgtttttcttttgtgAATGCTTTGATCGCGCTCAAATGGACCGGTATCGAGCAGTTCATACTCTCCCACGTCGCAAA GGCATCGCTTCCCTCCCTCAACTCTGATCCCCTCTCTAcactcatcctcctcaacaatcTCGCCGCTTCCGGATACCTTTCTGGTGGACTATCCAATGTCCAAGGTGGCCGCTGGCGACAAGCCCTAATATCAGCACTCGTTGGCTTGCTCAAATCTCTTACCAAATCCAATCTCGATCTCAACGAACGTAGAATAACGGGCCAAGTTTTGAAACTTTTGCCTGCTTTACCTAGCGACGCAGACAAATTTGCTCCCCAAGTCGTCAAGATCGTCGAGTTGGCATTGGATCGCTTGGATAGCAAGGGTTTAGAGGCAATCAAGACggaatgggaggaaggtggtgcaTGGAATGACACGCATTTGGTCGGTTATCTTTTGCGCACTGCCGACCAGCTTATTGCCAGTCCGAAAACCGACGTGAGCAAGGATGCCAAGGATTTGTTAGTGGACAAGGGATGGTTGAACAAGATTCTGGAAAAGTGGTGCTGGAATAGGGAAGTTATGGAAAGTGCGGTGCCTCACGTCGAGAGATGGGCCGCTAATCTGGG TCTCCCTCATGATGTTATCCTTGAGCGATTCATGCCCAATCTCATCTCATCAGACTCTACACTTCGTCTTGCTTCACTCCAAATCCTTGCTGCCGTCGCCCCCGGTACGGCGCTCGCACCCAAATCTGAAGAAAATACCACCTCTCTTCGAGAGATTTACAATCTCTGTGTTCAAATCGAGTTTTCCGAAATGACACTGCGCAACGTCCGAGAAAGGACTACCAACATCTCTCGATTGACTCGATCCATCTCTGCATTGCCAGTGGCTTTGCCTAAACTCGTCTTAAAGGGTATCGTGACCTACCTCGTGGCGCAATTCAAGGTCAACTTCCGCCCGGTTTACCCTGAGGCAATCGCTGCACTGTCGGCTCTTACAGAGAAGTacaaggaagaggtttggGAGATTGTTTGGACGGAACTTGAACGCACCAATAATGCTAAAGAGGCGGTCACTCTTGACCTTGACGCGAAACATCCTGATTGGGCAGAGGAGCAAGGTTCAAACGAGGATAGGGCggaaaaggatgaagaggaagcagagTTCAGGTGCCCCAACTTGGAAAAGAGTAAAGCTGTGTTTAGCAGAGTTTGGGGGAAAAGaagtcaagaagaaaagttgGACCAGCAAGAGATTGGT ATCCAAGTCTCGCGTGATAAACTCGATGTGCTTAACTATGAGTCTCAACTGCTCGCTACACTTGCTGCGATTCCATCTGTTGCCGAAAAGCACTCCCGTCTCATCATCCCTGTAGTCTTCTCCGTAGCTCGTCAGGGCACTTCAGACCAGGGTGATGAGGTTCAATCTGCGACTCATTTGTCGACCAAGCAGCTTCAAGCGCGCACTGCCAATTATCTTGAACTTCTTACCAAGTTTGTAAACCCCAAGGCTGCGTTCCGATCAGAAGAGCTTCACAATCTCTACCTTGACATCCTTTTCAAAGGTGAATCCAGACTTCAGACGTTAGCTCTTAAATGCTTAATGACATACAAGTCGCCCAAGCTCACACCTTACGAGGAACCCTTGGAGAACTTGCTTGTGGACAGCAAGTTCCGAGATGAACTTGCCCGTCTTCGATTGGGAGTTGACAGCCAGGATTATGCCCTCGCCGCTCGAGATTCCGAAGCAACGGGTAAGACCCGAGTTGTGGTCATTGAGCCTACGCATCGAGATGAAGCCTTACCTGTCATCATCAGGTTGCTGTATGGTGTCATTACCTCTCGGCGGGGGCGATCCAGCAACTCTCAGGGGCAAGGAGCAAGGAAACAGGCCGTGCTCAGTGCCTTGAACGGATGTTCGGAGAGTGAGCTTGGTGTGCTCGTCGACCTCATGCTTGAGCCCTTTGGCTCAACTGTGGAAGATGTCGGGAAAGTCCCAGGTAGACAGCAGATGGGTTTCCTCTCACTTCTTACCGATGTTATCCGCTACCTCGGTCCCCAGCTTGGTTCGCACTGGTCAAGGCTGGTTAATACGACCATCTCACTTGTGGCGAATGCCCAAGAACGGCTGACCGTGTCCAATATCGTCACGGAAGACGCAGAcgaaggcgaagagggTGAAGGTATTGAGGCGGAGAAGGGAATGGCACCACTTAGAAATATCAGGTCGATTGGTCTCAAGCGCTTGGTACAGTTCTTGCGTTCGCCTGTCACCTTTGACATCAAGCCATATCTCCCGATCATCTTTAAATCAATCATCTCCCCTCGACTCGACAAGCTCGAGGTGGAAAATACTCAAGCACCTTCAGGAACCCTTGATTTAATTGCTACTCTTGCCGGCGAACCCGACTTAGCCAAGCAATTGACCGCACTGGACGACAGGACGTTGCCCAAAGCATTCGCCTGTATGACTGCAGTTAAGGTGAAACCTGCGGTTGTGTTGAGGGTCTTTGATATCCTTGAGTCCTTGTTAcctgaagatgacgatcAGGAAATCACCAAGGAGGTGCTGCTGCCTCACATTCGGGTACTTATTGACAATATCATTGGTCTTGTTGCGTCTATCAAGTCATCGCAGAATGACGATATAACCCGTCGATTGCTTGGTATCCTTTCGCGGCTCTCAACCATTGTCGAAGATGGCACGCAAGCGCAGCAGCTCGCTACTCTTCTTGCGCCCATGCTCCGTCATAAGCAAACCCCTGAAAAGGCCAAGACAAACATCCTCGCCACACTTCAGCGACTTTACACTATCTCGCCAGACTTCGCTGATCCCTCAAGCAAGTTTTTCTACCAATCCTACGATCTGATCTCTAGTCTGTTCCAAACCTTATTTTTCTCCACATCTCGTCGCGCTTTGGTCAGCACTCTCGAGACTTTTATAGCCGTCGACAAGTCATTGGAAAAGTCAATCAAGCTTGTTGCGGATTTGAACGCTTACTCTACGAGGAGGCTGGAAGAGCCAGATTTTGACCGACGTCTGTCTGCATACGAGGAGATCAATGATGCTGAGATTGAGAGCTTGCCAAGTAATATTAGGGCTTGGTTACCCATTCTTAGGACAGCGctgttcttcttgaacGAGCCCGAAGAATTGTCTATTCGAACGAATGCTTCTGCAGTCCTGCAAAAGTTCGTTACTCTCATCGGCGACTCTTCTGAAGGACCTTATGTCGAGGCGTTACAGACCATAATTCTCCCCGGTCTCAAACGGGCGCTGAAGTCGAAGCAAGAGCTGGTCAGGAATGAAGCATTGCTGGCGATCGCTCACGGAGTGAAAACTTGTGAAGGTGTTCCGGAGCTGACGGAAATGCGTCCACTCTTGGCGCACGGTGATGACGAAGCTTCGTTCTTTACCAACATCGCCCACATTCAAGTTCACAGACGTACTCGTGCTCTCCGTCGTCTTCGTGATATCGTTGCCGAGCCTATTACCGTCATCCGCGAATCTTCACTTacatccatcttcctccctttGCTTGAGCATATCATCGCAGGTGCTACTGATGTGACGGATCATCATCTTATTAACGAGGCGATCCAGACAGTTGGTGGTCTGGCAAGAGAACTTAGATGGGGCAAGTGGTATGGATTGATTGGGAGATACATGAAGTTGGGTATCGGAAGCGGGAAAACTGGGCAGCAGAAATACTACGTAAGGAGTGTGGCGGCGGTGATTGATGGGTTCCATTTCGAGTTGAGCGAAGGAATGGAGGTGGGTAAGGGAGACGACgaaagagatgaggaaaacggcgatgaagaagaagaggacgaagaagtagagaaaaaggaggtAGAGGGTACAAGTCCCGAAAAGATCACCGCGATCCTTCTCAACAAATTGCTTCCATCCCTTTCACGTTTTGTTTCTGGCAAGGACGAAACCGACAGTGCCATTAGGGTCCCACTTGCTTTGGGGATAGTCAAGATTGCTCatgctcttcctcgcaGCTCGTCTGGCATTGAGGTGCTTAGGGTGATCACCAACGTAGCTCAGATTCTTCGAAGCAAGGACCAGGACACTCGAGATATCACGCGTGAAACAATCTGTAAGATCGCGATCTATCTTGGTCCAGAATGGCTTGTGCGAATCATTAAGGAACTGGAAAttgctcttcctcgcgGCCCTCAAAAGCATGTCTTGGCGGTGACAACTCATACAATCTTAGTGCAAGCCACCACCCAAGCGGCAGACAGGTTTATTAATCTCGATGACGCTGTTGAGTTAGCAGTTCAAGTCACCGCTGAAGTCATTTGGGGCGAGTCAGGCAAGGATGTTGCTACAGAGGGCTTCAAGACCAAAATGCGAGAGGTGCGAGGGGCTACTTCTCGAGGCTTTGACACTTTCCAGCTTCTTTCGCAGTTGGTCTCTCCCAGTAAAATTGGTGCTGTTCTCAGTCCCTTGCGCGAAGTCATGCACGCGTCACAGGCGGTTAAGCCTATGCAACAGGTTGACGAAGCTCTCCGACGCATCTCACTCGGTTTGAATGCAAACTCCCTTCTCGGTCCGCAAGAATTACTTTCGCTCTGCTACTCCCTCATAAGCGGTAACTCTTCCTATCTCAAAGCGAAGCGTAAAGCGGTTCGCCCCACTGAGACACCAGATGCTTTTAAAGTCGTCATGAAGCGAGATgtcaagaaagaagacgacTTTTATCCGGCCAACGCCCACAAGTTCGTGATGTTCGGTCTTGACCTATTTGTCACTGCTTTCCGTCGTGGAAAATTCGACTTTGACGACGTTGATATTCTTGCCCGTCTTGGGCCTATGGTTAATGCTATCGGTAACACTCTTTATTCCCCCGCCACCAatgttcttcttctttccctcaaaGCTACCGCGGCCATTGCTCGATGTCCTGTTCCTCAAGTCGAGCCCGCTTTGCATGTCTTCATCAATAACATATTCAAGGTTATCAAGCATGCTGGTGGTACTGCTGAGTCTGAGGTGGCTCAGACAGCTTTGAAGACTCTTGCTGTCATTTTGAGGGATTGTAAGAGTTCAGAAGTCTCTGAAAATCAACTTCGATACCTCATCGAAGTCATTAATCCCGATCTCGAAGAGCCTGAGAGGCAATCTTCCAttttcaccatccttcGATCCATCATCACCCGCAAGTTTGTCATCCCGGAGATCTACGACCTCATGGAGCGTGTCTCGTCCATCATGGTCACATCTCAATCTACACAAGTTCAAGAATTATGTCGTGGCTCAGTCATGGCCTTCCTACTTGACTATCCTCAAGGCAAGGGTCGGCTGAAGTCCCAAATGACTTTTTTCGCTCAGAACTTGCAGTACACCTACGAAGCTGGCCGTCTTTCCGTGATGGAGGTTCTCTTTGCTGTGTTTGAGAAGTTCTCAGAGGCGTTGATTGAAGAATACGCTGGCATGTTCTTCGTGGCTCTTGTTGTCGTTCGAGCGAATGATGACTCTGAAAAATGTAGAGTAGCAGCGGGCGAGTTACTCAAACTGCTCTGGAGGCGGCTAGATGACGCGGAAAGAGCCAAGATGGCCGAAGTTGTCAAGAGCTGGGTGGCGAAACGTAATGAGAACGAGACATTGGCCGGCGCAGCTATGGGTGTGTTGGGGTTACTTGTCGAGACGGGCGAAAATGGTTTAGAAGAAGTGACAAATGTGATCGAGCCTGTTCTTTCAGAGAGCGCTGCCAGGCTCCAAGaagccgaagaagaggatgagatcGTTGACCTCGACTATACCCTTCCTCACCAAACACTCTCCACCACAGCCAAACTCGTACTTGCcactccttcatcttcttccgctttACCATGGTCAGACATtgttcctcatctccttttcccccaTGATTATGTCCGATACGACACAGCCAAACTTCTCTCCAACCTCTTTGCCAACGGTTCTGAGGGAAGCGCTGTCTGTGAAATGCTTGGGGACGAACTCTGTCTTGACATCGCCAGAAAAGGTTGTTTGGTTCTCAAGGGTAATCGAGGAGACAGTGGAGAATGGATCATTGGTAGTGGCAAACTAGCGGACGAGATTGTCAAAGTCCTGTGGAATATCTCCAAACACTGGGCA TCTTCAAGGGTTGAGTCTGCTGAGactggcgaagaagaagttggagaTGACCATGACGTTGAGGAGCCTAGCCGAAATCCACTCACCTGGCTTATGTCCAGGATGTCTTTCTTGGCCCGTCACCTCATCGTCAATCGG